From the genome of Penaeus chinensis breed Huanghai No. 1 chromosome 8, ASM1920278v2, whole genome shotgun sequence, one region includes:
- the LOC125027764 gene encoding uncharacterized protein LOC125027764 — protein sequence MTDYSPTEKDTAVLDVADTPGMAGSAAQTVPVVPEEEGSAGQFTFVVHKGEGSTAQESVVQEGEGSAAHQQSLVQEGEGSAGHQESLVQEGEGSAAHQQSLVQEGEGSAAHQQSLVQEGEGSAAHQESLVQEGEGSAVHQESLVQEGEGSAAHQQSLVQEEDVEMRRGVVQTALVPVERRSVPQTIPTGFEEEYDLDGGWGWCIVVSGFITLFILTGISLSLATLLGAYMAELKAPESLGIWIFNVQSAVWCFAGASENKGRREELVELGARGTGAVLEERRV from the exons ATGACGGATTACTCGCCCACGGAGAAGGATACTGCTGTCCTGGACGTGGCCGATACCCCTGGAATGGCGGGAAGTGCCGCTCAGACAGTGCCTGTCGTCCCAGAGGAGGAGGGCAGTGCTGGCCAATTTACATTTGTTGTCCACAAGGGTGAGGGGAGTACCGCCCAAGAGTCCGTTGtccaagagggtgaggggagtgccGCCCACCAACAGTCCCTTGtccaagagggtgaggggagtgccGGCCACCAAGAGTCCCTTGtccaagagggtgaggggagtgcaGCCCACCAACAGTCCCTTGtccaagagggtgaggggagtgccGCCCACCAACAGTCCCTTGtccaagagggtgaggggagtgccGCCCACCAAGAGTCCCTTGtccaagagggtgagggaagtgcCGTCCACCAAGAGTCCCTTGtccaagagggtgaggggagtgccGCCCACCAACAGTCCCTTGTccaagaggaggatgtggagatgAGGCGGGGCGTTGTACAAACAGCGTTAGTTCCTGTGGAGCGGAGGAGTGTTCCCCAAACAATACCCACTGGCTTCGAGGAGGAATATGACCTCGACGGTGGCTGGGGATGGTGCATTGTCGTTTCCGGATTCATCACGCTG TTTATCCTAACAGGCATAAGCTTAAGCCTCGCCACGCTACTGGGTGCCTACATGGCAGAGCTGAAGGCTCCGGAGTCGCTCGGAATATGGATCTTCAACGTGCAGAGCGCCGTGTGGTGCTTCGCAGGTGCGTCAGAGAATAAGGGGCGCCGTGAGGAACTTGTGGAATTAGGGGCCAGAGGGACTGGGGCTGTGCTGGAGGAGAGACGGGTTTAG